The proteins below are encoded in one region of Geomonas ferrireducens:
- the cimA gene encoding citramalate synthase — translation MSLVKLYDTTLRDGTQAEDISFLVEDKIRIAHKLDECGIHYIEGGWPGSNPKDVAFFKDIRKEKLIQAKIAAFGSTRRAKITPDKDQNLRTLVESKSDAATIFGKTWDFHVHEALRIPLEENLELIFDSLEFLKQNMPEVFYDAEHFFDGYKSNPEYAMKTLQAAQQAGADCIILCDTNGGSMPYEIASIVEEVKKVITTPLGIHAHNDGECAVANSIISVQQGIVQVQGTINGFGERCGNANLCSIIPALKAKMKRDCISDAQMKTLRDLSRYVYELANLAPDKHQPYVGNSAFAHKGGVHVSAIQRHPETYEHMRPELVGNTTRVLVSDLSGRANILAKATEFNINLDSKDPVTLEILEDIKAMENRGYQFEGAEASFELLMKRALGTHRKFFSVIGFRVIDEKRTEDDQPISEATIKVKVGGKIEHTASEGHGPVNALDNALRKALEKFYPKLKDVKLHDYKVRVLPAGQGTASSIRVLIESGDKEGRWGTVGVSSNVIEASYQALIDAIEFKLHKDEETAAPKK, via the coding sequence ATGAGTCTGGTGAAACTTTACGATACGACGCTTAGGGACGGTACGCAGGCGGAAGACATCTCTTTCCTGGTCGAGGACAAGATCCGCATCGCCCACAAACTGGACGAGTGCGGCATTCACTACATCGAAGGGGGATGGCCCGGCAGCAACCCGAAGGACGTCGCCTTCTTCAAGGACATCAGGAAGGAAAAGCTCATCCAGGCGAAGATCGCCGCTTTCGGCTCCACCCGCCGTGCGAAGATCACCCCCGATAAGGACCAGAACCTGCGCACCCTGGTGGAGTCCAAGTCCGACGCCGCCACCATCTTCGGCAAGACCTGGGACTTCCACGTACACGAGGCGCTCAGGATCCCGCTCGAAGAGAACCTGGAGCTCATCTTCGACTCGCTGGAGTTCCTCAAGCAGAACATGCCGGAGGTCTTCTACGACGCCGAGCACTTCTTCGACGGTTACAAGTCCAACCCCGAGTACGCCATGAAGACGCTGCAGGCGGCCCAGCAGGCGGGTGCCGACTGCATCATCCTTTGCGACACCAACGGCGGCTCCATGCCGTACGAGATTGCGAGCATCGTGGAAGAGGTGAAGAAGGTCATCACCACGCCGCTCGGCATCCACGCTCACAACGACGGCGAGTGCGCCGTGGCCAACTCCATCATCTCTGTCCAGCAGGGTATAGTGCAAGTGCAGGGGACCATCAACGGCTTCGGCGAGCGCTGCGGCAACGCGAACCTCTGCTCCATCATCCCGGCGCTCAAGGCGAAGATGAAGCGCGACTGCATCTCGGACGCACAGATGAAGACGCTCAGGGACCTCTCCCGCTACGTCTACGAGCTGGCGAACCTTGCTCCCGACAAGCACCAGCCCTACGTCGGCAACTCCGCCTTCGCCCACAAGGGTGGCGTGCACGTCTCCGCGATCCAGCGCCATCCGGAGACCTACGAGCACATGCGCCCGGAACTGGTCGGGAACACGACCCGCGTGCTGGTCTCCGACCTCTCCGGTCGCGCCAACATCCTCGCCAAGGCAACCGAGTTCAACATCAATCTGGACAGCAAGGATCCGGTGACCCTCGAGATCCTGGAAGACATCAAGGCGATGGAGAACCGCGGCTACCAGTTCGAAGGGGCAGAGGCCTCTTTCGAGCTCCTGATGAAGCGCGCCCTCGGCACGCACCGCAAGTTCTTCTCCGTAATCGGCTTCCGCGTCATCGACGAGAAGCGGACCGAGGACGACCAGCCGATCTCCGAGGCGACCATCAAGGTCAAGGTCGGAGGGAAAATCGAGCATACCGCGTCCGAGGGGCACGGCCCGGTGAACGCCCTCGACAACGCGCTCAGAAAGGCGCTCGAGAAGTTCTACCCTAAGCTCAAGGACGTGAAGCTGCACGATTACAAGGTCCGCGTGCTCCCGGCAGGGCAGGGGACCGCTTCTTCGATCCGCGTCCTAATCGAGAGCGGCGACAAGGAAGGGCGCTGGGGTACCGTCGGTGTCTCCAGCAACGTCATCGAGGCCTCCTACCAGGCCCTCATCGACGCCATCGAGTTCAAGCTGCACAAGGACGAGGAGACGGCGGCACCCAAGAAATGA